The following DNA comes from Podarcis raffonei isolate rPodRaf1 chromosome 10, rPodRaf1.pri, whole genome shotgun sequence.
cactgtatatataaacagtTGATGAGCTTCAGCGGCATATGGGAAAGAAtccatttttctctctttctaactTGCTGTTCCTTCCCCTTTGGCTCCTATTCCTTTCCTTGTTGAATCTCTTGTTTCTTCCCTTCAGAGTGCTGCCAAGATGATCAAAGAGACAATGGACAAGAAGTTTGGCTCCTCCTGGCATGTCGTGATTGGGGAGGGCTTTGGTTTCGAGATCACCCATGAGGTGAAGAATCTGCTGTACATGTTCTTTGGAGGCAGTCTTGCTGTTTGCGTTTGGAAGTGCTCCTGACatactccatctctctctctctctctctctctctctctctctctctctctctctcccagctcaCCACATTCAGGAGATTTCCCCCCAGACTTTGCATTGGTTTTTGTACAATTTAAAGGGCAggcttatttttaataataaaatattgagctttttcttatTTATATACAGCTTTATGACAAATACTGAGTGTGTGCGTGAGTGTAAGTAAATATGTTTGAGCTACTTAATCCAGCTCATAGAGTGTTTGACTCTGATTTTACCAACGTGGCTTTTTGCTTAGAGATGGGGATCAGGGGATGGTGACTGCAAGTCACAGTTTATGAAGCCATACATTGCAGAGAGAGCATGAAGAGTTTGAATCCAAACTTCCCATTGCTTCTCCTTGCTATCTCTTCCCACTTTCTGGGAGAAGACCAGAAAAAGGCAGCTGATTTCTCTTTGCCCAGATGACAGCTGCCTGGTTGTCAGAAGTGTGTGTGCCAGCTTGACAAACCTGACCCAGTGGACGGTTGCTAGGATAATTGCCCTTCCACCTCCTCACTACACCTACAGAGCACTGATATAGCTTGTAAAGCGTATGGCACACAAATAAGACTATTTTGCATAGCATGTGGGATGGGGTGGGAGTGTCACGATGCCAATATGTTGTATCTTGTTCAGAAACTGGTCGTGGGAAGAAACTCTGCCTGAGCTGCCAGTTTCTCAAAACTTTTAAGTACAATTGTACTTCCATTTTGTAGAGTCTAATAATGCTGTCACGAGGGTGTTGATTAATGGTCCTTATTGTATTTTCTATATAGTCTATTTGAATTTGGAGTGTGAAGGGGACTTACTTTTTacaataaactttttttaaatgcatggctTATGTCTGGAGAATTCACTTGGAtccattgtgtttgtgtgtggtggtggaAGGGTGGCATGAGCTTTTCATATATTTGCCAAAAGAGCAAATTCTGCCGTGTATGTTATGAAAGGATGGCTTGTGATGTCAGTTTTCATACTTCAGTTGTGGCTTATTCCCCCATTTGATCTTTCCGTGATAGAACTCAGGGTGGCGTAGGTAGGGCTTAAAACATTTGTATCTTGCCTTTCCTCAACAGAgatcagggcagctaacaagaaagtttaaaataacatagcacaatttattttttaaaaaaactttttaaccCTAAACCATATCCAGGAATCACATGTTTGCCTCTTCCTATGATATATGACTTACCTGAGTACTGTGCTGATATTTGCAATATAGCTGGAATCTACTTTTGGTCCACCATGGCCCTGCTTATATAGTGAGGGATTACTGCATGGATAATCTTGCCTTACAACAAGGGACTTCCCAACTCTTGCATTGATATACATCTGGCAAAATATCTGTATGATAAACATGCATAGTATTCAATATGACATCACCATGGGAATGTGCACCTGAAAGCTTCCTTAAGGGATAATTCACTGATGGCTTGCCATTGAATTATCCCACTAAAATCAGTGGGACTCTAGTCCCCACCCCAGAAACACATTAATATTTCCTCACTCATCAACTTGTTTCTTAGTACTCAGCATTAATTTTAATAGGCCATCTGATCTTTTTCATAGATTTACATGGGCATATGAGAGAGAACATCATTCTTCGATGATAGATTGTGGCATTGCAGAAGGTATATAATTATCTCTCTTGGAAACATGGGGCATGAGATTCTATGCATATTGATATAGTTTCTCTAATAACATTACAGAAATAAGTACAATGTCCATATTTGAACAAGCACACTCATATGTTGGTCTTGATGACCCAACCAAGTGTCAGGCTGACCTACAGAAATCAAACTGCTAACGTGGGGGCTTATCTCAGCAAACAATCTGTTGGCTGCTTTGCCTGTCTCTTATCAGTATCCTGTGGTCATGTGGCTGTAGCTGTGACCTGTATTAAGCAAGCAAGGCCAGCCTAATTTAGCCAATCACCAGCTCTTTGGGCTGAACTCCCTGCTACAGAACTCCAGCAAAAGAgggatttttttctctcttttccttggtAACAGGAGTACAGTTCAGTGTGCTTTACCTTCATAAAACCTCCTCTGTGTTACACATAATCAATGCCTTCATTCCGAAAATTTGACAGTGCTGTTATGCAGTAGCTCCACAATTTCATTATTGCAAAATCTAACATGTATTTCTCCTTAATTGGGCATAACAAGAGTTATATCGTACGGTGGTGCTTTTTATCCCCTCTGTTTACAGTGAGTCATAGATGTGGGAGTGATCAACTGGAGGGTAATATTTACTGCTGTAAAACACCCATGTCTTTTGAGTGCTAGGCCCCAATGCTCTAGCATGGCATTTTAAAGCTGCGAACCACCGTGACTTGCTTTCCCACTGAAGGAGCCATGGGAACATgatg
Coding sequences within:
- the DNAL4 gene encoding dynein axonemal light chain 4 translates to MADTGEGKKEEADYKRLHSFPLIRHTDMPEEMRVETMELCVTACEKYSTNNESAAKMIKETMDKKFGSSWHVVIGEGFGFEITHEVKNLLYMFFGGSLAVCVWKCS